The following DNA comes from Scomber scombrus chromosome 7, fScoSco1.1, whole genome shotgun sequence.
AAAAGTTAAGGGGTACTACAgtgatttagtattgcacttccATAAATTCACAGGATTTAAAAGAGATTAACAGATTAACCTCTTAAACCTCTCTGACCGGCCATTGGGTCAGTCAGTATAAATTCATGCTGTGCAGACACACATTGCtcaaagctttattttttattttttctagtGCAGATCCAAAAGTTTACACAGTAATCAAATAGGTCAGATCAGACTTAAGTTTGGGGAAAAAGTGTGTAAATTGTGTGAATCACACATCTAAAGCATTTACATGTGATGGTATGatgcagccataaaaacatgaagtcttTAGCTTGAATATTTCACTAAAGTAAACATGATATAGCATCAGTGAAGAGGTGGAACAGGTtgatacataatatatattaatctATCAGACTGtggaattaaattattttacagcCTTAAACCTTTTAAGTGGAAAGGGGGAAACTCTAAACTAGCTGTTCCTGTTGCATTTTACTGTATCCCATGGTCTTTATCAGTGAATGGAAGGGGAGTAAACTCGATgcatactgtgaaatacagttGAACGCACAGGAAAAAGTGAGTAACTGAAGCTTGAGTTAAGGATATTTTTGTCAAACTACAGTACTGTTTCATACTAAACATATGTCAACAGGTTAATAAGTGTTTAATAAACTTAAAACTATAAGGGAAAACAAAAGGATGAAAACCTGATGTTAAAGGTTTGACAAAAGATGATTAACTCAAGATCTTCTTACCACCTTTTCCCATGTCTTTCAAACTCGGCACTCTAAGGTTATAAAACAAGTTTTTTCCATTaataatgtgtaaatatgtagTCTTTCCCAAGAACAGCTGGTATAACCCTGATGACTTTGCAAGGTTTGTTTTTCTCCCAGATTTGAAAAAGCTCCTTTGAGTTGATCTGTTTTACCGGACAGTTCACAGTTGAACGAGACGTGGAAAGATCAGAGTAAGAGCTGGACGTCATGTGACAAAGGTTTGGAGATGGCAGCTGATCCAGGACATTAATTAATTAGCACATGAGCCATTAGAGCCAGCAGGTTGTTATGTAGCTACTGATTGTgtatgacatgtcaaaatgtaataaaaatgttcctccaattacattttcaacacattAAACTATATTTTGATAAGTAGTAACACGAGGACCTTTTGATGgatgatgtaataaaatgtCAGCCGATAATTTGACATCATTAATCAACATTATTAGTATTACATTATTAGCTACAATATACCCACATCATATGAAGAACTAAATATCAGCTAATAATGTATTTATGACTAATGGTGActaaatgtattacattttcaattcaattaGGTGGAAATTACATTAATCAGCAGACACAGTGTTAGCTGTTAAATTTCTACAATACGGTGTGTGAAAATCTTCACGCTAACTGCGGTTAAAGGTGTTTGATTTGACAGCCGAGGCTCTCTAATTAAGATCTGGTGCAGTATCAGCATCCTCTGTACCTGCTCTTGTGTCAGGCCTCTGTAGCGGATACCCCCATCCCTGGGAGGCCGAATGATGGCACAGCctggatgaagaaaaaaagagagaaaagggaagaagagttagggaagaaggaaacatagcagagacagagagctcTGTCTCCCGATAATGTACATAGATTACAGCAACGTGATATATTGTAGATTTAACTGACGCCTTCCTCACTGCACAAATAACAGCTCTTCATTCAGGTCACTTTGCAATCTCTGTGGAGTTACTTCTGTACATTAATGCAtattgtaaacacacacacacacacacacaaagattcaTGCATGTACGcaatcacaaatacacacaaattacCTCCAGTTGATGAATTATGTATGGGCACAACGAGAGATGGAAGAGCATAGAGAATAATCAGCAACAATAGCCGTGCCATCTCTGGatctgaaagagaagaaagaaagagacagagagagagagagagagagagaggttttaCAAGAAAGTAGGAAAGTGTGACGGAGAAATTAAGGGTTTTAGAAAATGAcagaagaggaaacaagagacaaaaggagaaaaggggTATCTGAGAAAATATTCTTACAGTATTCAGGCTGCACTACAGTCATTTTCGGATCACTGCTGTCCTCCTAAAAAGGATGCATCAACTTTTCTTGTCAAAAAAAGCTCCCTTTTCAACCTACCTGAGTGTGCATAGAGAGGATGAGCAGCACTATGAGCCCACTTTTCTCTGCTTCtatttgtatttacagtttAGACAGCTCAGGTTCAGCTGATAGCCAGCTTTGCTTCATTTCAAAGGAGCTGTATACAAGGTTTCAGCTGAGGTTTTGATGGCTCATGCTGATATTTTTTGCAAAGAGGTTGCCCATAGAAAACATTTTGCACCCAGACAGAGTCAATAAATGTGAGAGTTTTCTCAGTATAATGGTGGAAAAGTACCCAGAGCAGCTTTAAGACTGGGCACAAAAGCTCTCTATTGCGAGGCAGAAAGGTGCTTTTTAGATGTGTTGACagcttttaaaggctgaatttaAGATTGAGTCAGTAAATAATATATGTCAcgtcaacaaaacaaataaatattgtcCCAATTTGAACAGGTTAGGTGAATAATCCTGCTTAAGTCCACCTGCATATCAGGGATGGTAAAAATGACACTTACCTGTCCCACTGACGGCCTAACATGCAGATTTCACAAGTACAGAATGAGTGTGCTATGCAAACCagcaaaaagtcaaaaagacCCTTGTGTCCCGTGAACCTCAGCACCTCGAGTGCTGGCAGgcagggaaacacacacacacacacacacacacacacaaaccatacACAACAGTATCGAAGATAAACGATCTATATTTAGCTGCTCATTTGCAGttttgaataataaatgttgctttatgaggctgtcacacatgcacaaacataagCACATCCATACACCCTCACACTTAACAAGGCAGTAAgggtgtggagtgtgtgtgtgtgcgtgtcttttttttggggggggggggcataccAAAGCAAAGTACCACAATGAGAGACAGATGGCAGCGAAGTTCGCTTgtgggagacagacagaagacTCTGCTGGATACTCCATTAGCATTATCCAGTGTATTTTAGAGTTCACTGACAAGAAGCATGCAGGAGGTAGACACCAccactacagtgtgtgtgtgtgtgtgtgtgtgtgtgtgtgtgtgtgtgtgtgtgtgtgtgtgtgtgtgtgtgtgtgtgtgtgtgtgtgtgtgtgtgtgtgtgtgtgtgtgtgtgtgtagctacGTGTTGGTAATGTACAGTGGTGTGCAATCGTCCTgtgtaggaaggagggaggggagccagtggagagaaaagagggagaaagaaggacagCCCAGCGGGAGTCATAAATATTAGCGATCACACACTGAGCCGGATGAAAGCAAACGACGTGAGTGAGTGTAGCACGGATGAGGAAGCCTAACCAGCACAAAGCCAGCTAAGTCCATCAGCAATGTGGCTGCAATGGCACTGAGCAGACAGGAGAAGGGGGCCCGTCAACTAGCCTCAAGCTTTAAATGCAATTAAGgcttcagcaccacggacagcgcCTTCACTGCTCCTAAACATTGCAGTTGCTacaagaagggaaaaaaatccacCTCCACCTATAATGTTACATACACACTGCCTACTtcttggtgtgtttttattgccGGAAGCTGCAATGGAAAGGATTCATCCGATCCATTCCCACACCAAGCACAggacacacatttttgttgttgctatttTAAGCTCTTTGCAGGGCCACACGgggcacatgcacacatagacTCAGATGCTGTATTTTGTGCATGGCTGAGCATGAACTATTGAGACGTGAGGGTCACAGTAAGGGTGCCACCAACCGTATGCTGCCGGTAGTTACTTGTCGGCTGTTGACGAGGGAATCCGTGATGGCCTGTAGAGGAAGGCCGACCAGAAGACGCTCGCCCGTTTAGTCCCCATCTGAATGGGTCTCAAAAGTAGCGTCTACAATATAACATGTCACCTCCTTACACAGGCTGGATGCTTTTTTAAATAGGTGCACATTATCCTCCCGGTATTCTCTCTTTCTGAAGCGTAAAAAGGTTTAAGTGCTGACAGGATTGTGGTGGTTTCTTACAAGAGAGAACTCAAAACAAATCTGGCCTGTGCCCATCGCCAATGAATGGCTCATGCATACATAATGTGGAACGAATTTGGCATCCGTCTAGATTATCTACATGGCAAATGGAGCAATTTCTGGATAGATGTAGTCTAATATTGCGACCTACAGTAATAGTAGCATATAGCCCCCCTGAAGCAAAGCTGTAGCGTGTGTACTTACTATTAGTTTCGATGCGCTCAGTCAAGATAACAGTACGTCCTCCGGGTGGAAAGATCAGTGACGGattatttggtaaaaaatatGCATCTTTACAACGATTCTTTTAATGGCTGTATTAATATGGCTATAAATGTGCAAGCTGCTCCGTGCGTAAACAGACTGTAAGAAAAACCAAACGTATCTTATTCGGGATCTTTCCACGTATTGCAGTTACGCATGGCAAAGGtaagaaatgacaaaaatccatacaaaaaatatacatgcactatatacaAACGCATCCCCGTAAACGACGAAACACCGATTCACCacactctcctcctttttttcctctccccccctccctctctacAATCTTGGGCTAATTCACGACGTCATGATGGAGACGCACCGTGCGTAACAGTCCCTTGCTCAcgcatttatctgttttttttcaccctctctctctcccccctcctcctcatcctcccttcttcttcttccccaaGATGAAACACGCTCAGGTCTAAGCTCACAACAGCGGAATATCATAATGAATCTGAAGGAGTGGAAGCTTTGGATTTATGATAAGCTTGTAGATTGATCCCACCGTGAATAATTATATCACGGCAGGAAGACTAGACACGGGTGGAGGTGCAGATATGGCGTTGTGGTATTAACAGTTACTACATTGCAAAGCCCTTTTCTAAAGCCCTTTGGAGCTTAAGTCAACGAAGCAGCAATCAGTCATTTCTACAACACTGGTCATCTATTAATTCAAAGCCTATCTACTCTTTtatctcctctttctgtctttaccACCATTCTCCTGCTCTGCCATCTATTGAGATCAGCATCCtgcttcatatttatatatctgcTGAATAATTGAAACAAGGCTGAGTAATACATaacctctccctctgcctctcacCATCCTTCTTCCACCTCGATCCTGACTCTTGAAAGAACgctacagatttttttttaaacatgtgaatCGCACACCAAAAAGAAGTATGATCTGTTTTATTGATTATAGTTATGACAATGCATTAATTGGTAAACAGTTAAGTGACACCGACTACTTCACAGATGTCCTTAAAAGGGTGATGACATATCATTAAGACAGCAGTGAAATGTGAAGTGTTTCAGTTCAACTGCAACAATTAATGATTTAAATACAGAGGAGAAACTTGTTCTTCTGtacaacaaaaatgttaaatattcaaatCAGCAACACGTGTAACTGTACATGTCAATATTTTCCAGCTTTGTAataattacatacatttacaagtcatttttcgactttgttttgttttgcatctCACACTTTGACAAGCaaagtacaataaaaaaaagaaaagaaaatacagaaatcaaaataaaaaataaactaaatctTAAAGAGTGCGTGGGTGATTCAGGTTTTtccatctatatatatatattttaatgagtTTACAGCAAAGTACAACTCAGgattcatttgttatttgttctGTGGCAAGGCACACTTCAAATTACGACCAgggcaaattaaaaaaaaagaaaaagaaaaaagattaaaaaggcCAAAGAAATGCACTTCAACGAATGTAAACGATGTCcaaataatacacatttgggAAAAGGCTTTTGCGTCTTAAGACTACAGCATATAACAGCTAAAATAAGACATGGCAGAGCTTCGTCATCTAGCTTTAATGCTGTCAATGTTCACTTTCATCACATAGCCCTACATACACGTCATAAACTGTCTATTTAAATAGCTAGCAGGAGTGCATGCTGTCAGAGTGGAAAACAGTCAAATGGAGTCGGAGACTCTCTGTCATCTACAGACTTCGCTCGCTGTATTCGTGGTTTCAGGAATTCTCAAAAAACGCATTCTCTTGTGCCAAAATAACGACTTGCAGCATTtttacaggacaaaaaaaaaatatatatatatatatacggaGTGTGAACGGCAGCATGCTTTCACTCTGCGCCGACAGAGAATCGTTTTTGTCATTTCTTCCCTTAACACTAACTTGATGAGGGCGGATAGAGAGGGGGGGACCTGGTGATCCTCTACCTTGGAGGAATCACTGATGAGACCCGACATGACTTggaaggaggggtgggggggtgggggcaaCAACGACAGAGGGTTTTGCTTTCACTGCTCTCGCCAAATTAGATCAACAACTAGCCtgggaaaggaggaagtgatGCCTTTTCTAAATATGTCAGTTCAAACGAGGCTTTTAAACTTTCTCCCCTGTTCCTTCATGCTCAAGAACAATTTTTTCCCAGTTCCCTCAGAAGGagtagatatacagtatacttgTCCTGGAGGGATGTAAGCTCTGTAGATTCCTTTAGTGTTCTAACTAGGTTGCAATAACTGTGCTCAGTGTCAGCCTTAGAATAATAAGTTGTCAGTCAACGTACGTGTGCTTATTTACACCAAATATCATACACCTACAACTGGGTCACACCAGTTTTACATTTGCAGCTAATTCATGGTCTTATACTTTGGTCAGTACCGATGAGGTAGGGATACTTACCCTACTTGGACTCACTTAAAACtcacattttacttttataaatgttataCAGCTGTTGTATCTATGACAACCTCACAAACTGAAGCTTCGGTGGTGCTGCTTGCAGAACTGCTGATGGCGCTCTTTGGAGCTTGCTTCTATCAGCTTGTCTCTTCGATCCATCAccccgcctctctctctctccacctcatCCCCAGTTACGCTCCCGACATCACTGAGGTTCCCGAGGTGCTCGATGGAGTCATATTTCTCCAAGTCGGAAGCGATGGTCTGCAGGCTGAAGACTGAAAGGGAATCCGACCCCGCCCGCTCCCTCTCCTTTTCGTTCTCCTTTTCCTTGTATTTCTCCACTAGATTGATGGTTGCATCCGTTCGAACTTTCTCCGTCACACCACCGCCGCAGGCTCCGCCTTCCTCCTGAACACTGATGTCAGACTCTGCTCCTACAGGGGGACTCCGCCCACCGCAGACGGAGGGGCGGCCCCCCTCGACCTGGTCCTTCCCCCTCTGAGCGTGGATCTGCTCGCTGATTTGCTCCAAGTTTCGCAGGGCGATGGAATAGCGGGTCTTCACTTTGGCCACGTGCTGTTCCAGCTCCATCACTTTGGTCTTGTTCTCCTGGAGTCACACAGAGGGCAGAAAAACTTTCATCGTCAATTTCAACATTGATTTTATGCCAACAGGAAAATAACCCCCTAGTGACCTTGAGGAAATCCATAAATTTCAGAATATATTACAGCCTTTTTTGCCAAGTCAGCAGCGTATTTACAACTCTActagacagattttttttgtcagaacggGAAACTAGGAATGAAAGAATACAGTTTACACTGAACAGCATGCCTCCTATGTGCTCATGGTTTCACAAACACGGATAGTACTGGGCTTTGAATGTTTGAATTACCTCCAGAATGTGGTTGAACTGTGCCTTGAGCTCAAAGTAAGGTTTGGACTTCACAATGACTCTTTTGAGGGACTTCTGCAGCATCTGAACCCGAGCCTCGGCCTCCTGACAGGCGTGGGTGACGCGCATGTGCTCCCTCTCACTGCGGAGTCGCTCCTCCTCGGCTTCGTTCACctgtgagagacacacaggagcagagtgtaaacacacacacacacacaaactggagCTGCATTATTAACTACAAGACACAGAactctttctttaaaatattgtaTCTACTCATTCACATATCTGACAAATACTATGAAGTTTGTAACAAAAACCACCAACAGTGAGTCAGTCCCTCTAGTTCCATCAACATCATTTTCCTCTCAAACTATTTAAGTTAAAAAGTTGTTTCTTCATCtaatacatgtaaaaaatgCTCAAATAAACCACAAGCTGACATTCATTGTTTAAGCTTCcttgttttattcatatgtcacttgctgctgtgttttgagACCATGTTTTAGATGCACTCTCATTTTCTTGTCCTTTCTACTTTACAGTTCCAACGTTTTACCTCACCGGAAGAAGAGCATCATCCCATTTGAGACGCAACAAACACCCCGCATCTACTGTCATCTAATGGCCCACTCAATCCTGTTCAGTGTTGTAGCATGtgtacctcctcctcctcctcctcctcctcctcctcctcctcctcgttaCCTTGGAGGTAGCGTGGTTGAGCATCTCTTGCCACGTGGGATCCAGTGTGTTCTTTCCATCAGCCATCAGGCCCTGCTCCGCCACATAGACCATCTCCCTGGCAGCTGTGTGCATAGAAACCGCTCTCTCGTAGCTCAACGCTGCTTTCTGAGTCTCCTGCTGAGCCTGTAGAGAGAGCAGACAACCACTTACAGCTTAAAGTAGTGAAATATGACACAGACATGACCTCTTGTTCTGTTCTGCTCAATAACAATCAGATCTCTATCAGAGAACAGATAAGGAACATTTTTTACATCCTCTGGTTTCCATTTTTACGGGTCATACCTCTTTCGCAAGGCGGCGAGCTTCATAATATGGTCGTGCTTTCTCTATGCAGCTACCAAGCTGAGAGCTCTGAGCATTCAGTTTCCTGGCAGACTCTGTGAGGATCTTCCGGTACCCTGACCTAGCATCCTAGATGGGGAACGCATGAAAACGACAAGATAAGATTCATCTGTAATGGAATGACTGATTAGATTTTACACGGAAGTGAGGATGGAAGTGAGCCATCAATTCCCAGCGGACTTCAAACTACCAGCACCAATACAATTTCTATTTTAGCAGCTCTCCCTTTTTACAGACCTGATGCCTTAAAAagatttcaaaaacaaaattatcATACAGATTAGCACCTCCTGGGTAGACTGATAAAATATTTAGCAGTAGAAACAGACTCTCAAGCAATTCCCAGGGTGATAGTACATGTTTTTCACAGTTCTCCTGAGTCAAAATCAAAGTGTTTCATGTGATCCGTGAAGGAAGACTGAACAAACCTCCTTAATTGGATGGaaagtgtctctttttttttttttttttttacttacatCCAACTGCAGTTCAAGCCTGTTGATTTCTGCACTGGCTTCATTGAGGTGCTCCAACTCTTCCtgtgggggggaaaaagtaaaacaaatcatGTTCTGCTATACTGTCTTATTAACAACTGTGAAGAAATAAACTGTATAATGTACCCTTACACATAAAGTGTCAGATCCCAGTTTGTGTCtcattttgtgttattattacttttaaatcGAATGTAACAAAGACGACATCATTTGAATGTAATGGTAATAAATGAAAAGCACAAACCAGTACGGTATGTATTTAACAGGCATTTTATTTGTCCTGCAATGATTAGATTAATCCATTAGTTGCCAACTAGTACATTTTGATAATCACttgttttgagtctttttttaagaaagaaaaatgtccaaattctctgattgcAGCCActtgaatgtgaatattttctgaggGAAACAGTAgacattttccaccattttctgactgaaaatggtggaaaatgaacaaacaactaATCTTCAAAATGGGAAAATAGTCATCAGATTAATCTATcgtgaaaataatcgttagtatAGTAGCAGCTTTATATTTTACGGTGCAATGATGCCATTTTGTGCCACCTAACAAAATAATCACTTTTGAGCCGACAACAGACTTTGTGCAGATTACAGCACTTATTATCATGTGAACAACTCAATTAAACACAGgcaaaaacatcataaaaatgtataaattccAGCACACAGCTACCTTCTCCCTTTGGGATTTAACACAGTAATCCAGTATTACCCACACAAGTACCGTCAACACTAATTACAACCTGACAGATTAATATGCCTACCTGGCTGAATTTAAATAACTACTGCACTTACACAAATAGACAACCGTTGAAGAGAAACCTGGCAGGAAGATCAGTTGAGAAAAGGCCCAAAAACACCTTCGACAGTAAATCCATCCGGTGACTGATGTACAGATGCGGgcttcatttcacacattttttggaACTACTCAAACTCGGTTAActattaattataaaatattcacaacGATTGAGGTACGACCACTGTTTTCAGTGTTAAAGAGGTTACAGTAGAGCTGTCAGGTAACCAATATAATTTGATACCAGTTGTAACAATGTTAGCACTAGGCCTGCTAACCTTTAAAGTATCGACCCagataaatcgataccaagtagtaatcgaaacatctcccgtcaaacgatacctgcaatcgatcctttttgcacccagaactaaaaaatatgactatttatatggagttgctcacagccaatcaacgcaagcaaATTAAAATAtcgtattttatgtaaaaataaaataatttagatgtggaggagagGCATTTTCAGCAATTTAATGcctctattcacatgatgggtattgacTGAAATACTGGAGGAAAACTCACCAGCCTGCTTATCTTTGCTGAAAGATGTGATTTAACACATTACTCACTGAGAGGGAGGGGATATGGTATGTTATCTTAAATATAGCTTTTAGTTCACTCTATTATCATTGTTCCCAATATAATAGGTTTGAAatctattgtattttattacagTTCTATTTCCTGTGTGCATTAGTCtctaattgtttttcttttttggttttacGGTCTAAACTTGTTCTTCCAGATTATCTGCTCGTCAGTCTGTATTGCtctagcctgtatgaaaggtcTTATACAAGTAAcgtttgtttgattgattgataacaATAGTTTTTATACCCTACATCCCCTTTTAGTTGTttgctgtttatgtttttatctttttcctttgcaaaaataaatgttcaacaTATAATTGCATAatatattagtagtagtagtagtggtgttTATTCAgtcatcacaacacaacaaacagaaaagtacTTACAGTATACAATAAGTATATAGATTCTAAATAACAGCATAAAGTAATTCATGTATGATGTTAATGACTAAAAAGCCTATCCTACATAAAATCACACATTAAATTAAGCTACCCACCaaaaaattataatgaaaatgaaaaaaaaagaaactaccTATTTCAATGTGTAACTCTCAAAAAGATGCCCTTCGTTTGAAAATCCATAGTGAGTTACACATTCTCAAATTTAAGTCAGTCTTATTCCAAAGTTTAACCCCAACAACAGATATATATCTCCTTTTAATCTCTGTGTTGGCTTTTTGGAACAGCAAACTTACAAATATCTCTTAAACCACATTTACACTCCTGTACTGACAAGAGTCTTTGtacagtgactttattttagcGTTGtacattatttgcattattttaaaataaaccaagTCATTGAATTTTAAAACACGCGACTTCATAAACAATGGATTTGTGTGATCATAATATATGTAATTGTATTTACACACGTCAAATAAACTTAAGTTggaaataagaaagaaataagtGATATGCCTCCTAAAAGACAGCATCGTCCTTTTAGGTGTTATACCTGTATGATATAGTTggaaataagaaagaaataagtGATATTCCTCCTAAAAGATAGGCATCATCCTTTAAGGTGTTATACCTGTATGTACTAAAGTTGGAGATAAACAAGAAATAGGTAATATGCCTCCTAAAAGACAGGCATCATCCTTTTAGGTGTTATACCTGTATCCTGGGGTCCAGTTCCTCCTCGTAAGGGCTGTGTAGTTGTTCTCccacgtttttttgtttttcgcTCTCGCCTTCCTCACGGCTTTGCACCAAGTCCAGTGTTGCTACATTGGTTTCTGCAGCTTTGACATCCTCATCCTCACCGGGAATGTCCTCCCTCCATTCCCCGCCGTCAGACTCCCCTGACCCGGCGGGGCTCTCACGCAAATCCCCCGGCTCCATCC
Coding sequences within:
- the sh3bp5la gene encoding SH3-binding domain protein 5-like, a, translated to MEPGDLRESPAGSGESDGGEWREDIPGEDEDVKAAETNVATLDLVQSREEGESEKQKNVGEQLHSPYEEELDPRIQEELEHLNEASAEINRLELQLDDARSGYRKILTESARKLNAQSSQLGSCIEKARPYYEARRLAKEAQQETQKAALSYERAVSMHTAAREMVYVAEQGLMADGKNTLDPTWQEMLNHATSKVNEAEEERLRSEREHMRVTHACQEAEARVQMLQKSLKRVIVKSKPYFELKAQFNHILEENKTKVMELEQHVAKVKTRYSIALRNLEQISEQIHAQRGKDQVEGGRPSVCGGRSPPVGAESDISVQEEGGACGGGVTEKVRTDATINLVEKYKEKENEKERERAGSDSLSVFSLQTIASDLEKYDSIEHLGNLSDVGSVTGDEVERERGGVMDRRDKLIEASSKERHQQFCKQHHRSFSL